Part of the Paenibacillus sp. FSL R7-0273 genome is shown below.
TGGCGCTCCTGGGCGAGCCGGCGTCTGCGCTGCTCCTCGATTCCCTTGTACTCGCGAAGGAGCATGGAGAACCATTTGTCCACTACCCGGGAATTAAGCTCCTCGGCAAGACCGAGCTCTACGAAATACTGGCAGTTCTTTTCTTCCTGGCCGGGGATCGCACTGTAGAACAGCATCGGAATTCCTTTGGCCTGGCCTTCCGTGCAGGTCATTCCGCCCGGTTTGGTTATAAGCAGGTCAGAAACATCCATAAGCTTGTTGATCTCGTTGCTGTAGCCCAGGATTTTTACATTGGGATGATTCAGCAGCGGTGTCGAGCGCATCCTTGCCACCAGCTTGTCGTTGCTGCCCATACAGAAGATCAGCTGTATCTGATCCATTCTGGCGGTAAGTGAATCCATAACATCCTGTCCGAACATCAGCCCCCAGCCTCCGCCCATAATCAGGACGGTTGGGATATCAGCCAGCCCCAGCTCTTTACGGAGCAGTGTCTTATTGGAACGCTCCCAGAACTTGGGGTGTACCGGAATTCCGGTCACTGTAACCAGCTCGGGTGAGACACCCCGGCCGGTAAGAACGGATTTGACGCGGGAGGTGGAGACCAGATAACGGTCAGTTTCAGGATTCACCCAGCTGGCGTGCGCATCATAATCTGTAATTAATGTATACAGCGGTACATCCAGGCCCTGCTGCTTCAGCCTTGCGATAACTGCGGCAGGAATCGGATGGGAGCAGATAATGAGATCAGGCTTAAGCTGCTCAATTACCTTTTTGGCACGTGTATAAAAGACCCGGTGCAATGCTGCCCGGGTCAGCCGGCTCAGTGATTTATGATATTGGGTTTTATACATCATGCCGACCAGCTTCGGCTGGCTGCTGACTGTCTTTCGGTAAGCGGAAAGGATCCAAGGCGCAACCGTAGGATTCAGGAATTTGCCCAGCTCAATGACCCGGCACTGGACGTCCGGGCTAAGCAGTCTGATTCCCTCGGCCAGAGCATAGGCTGCCCCTGTATGGCCCGTGCCGAAGCCTTCCGAAAACAGCAGTACTCTTTTCTTTCGCATAAGTTCACCTGCTACTTTCCTTCATTTAGGTAGAATTGCGGGTTCTCTTTTTAGATCGAATAGGAGATACCTCTTAGTAAAGCTCTTCTTCCATTATAAATTAATTAGACTACTTCTCTCACATTATACAAATAAGACGTAAATGGAAAGTTAAAACACTGCAATAAATAAAAATAAAGAAGAGGCACGGGTATTGCCAAGCGAATGTGAAAGTGTTAAAGTAGGTGTTGACCAAATGACCGGAATAGTAAAGTGGTCAGAGTGGTGTGGCAGCGATTTTTTGCAGGAAAGGGAGTGGACGATGGTGGCTGTGGTAGATCGAAGGCAGCTGGTGCTTCAGGCCGCGACGAAGTGTTTTTCATTATTCGGCTATAAGGCAACAACAATGGATCAGGTCGCAAAGATCGCAAATGTCGGAAAGGGTACGATTTATACCTTTTTTACGAATAAGGAGCAGCTGTTTGATGAGATTCTGCGTGATGTCATTACCGAGATGAAGCATATCGCCGAGCGGGAGATCAGACGGGATAAGCCGTTTTTTGATAACCTGCACAGGGTACTGGATGCACTGCTTGAATTTCGAAGCGAACACGAGCTGTTTATCAAGCTTTCCCAGGAAAGTCGCGATTTCGGAACGCCGCAGGCCGGTGACGGGCTCGACAAGCTTGAGAACGTTGTGCTGGAATATTTGGAGCGGGAGGTGGAACAGGCCGTAGAGCAAGGAGAGATCAAGCCGTGTGACCCCAAGATTGTGTCGATAGTAATGTTCAGGCTCTACATTGTGCTGACTGCTGAGCTGAATAAGGTGCATGTGCCTTTAAGCAAGGAGCAGATCAAGGATTATTTCCATCTATTTTTAACGGATGGCCTGGCACAGTAAATGCTGAACTGATGAGGGGCCGGCGCACAGGCTGTCCGCTGTCCCTGAACACGGTGCTGTATTGTGAAAAGCCGGCAGGCTGAAAGTGAAATTTTTTTTGTCCTTAAATGACCGAATGAGGAAAATGGTCATCTGGTGTTACTGTAACTTTCATCCGGCTATCAAGTTAGCAGTCCCGCAGAGATAAAGAGAGATTTATAGCATTTATAGCATTATAAAAAGAGCATATGATTATAAGGAGAGAACCAGAATGAAATCTTTATCCGTCTTTTTTAAGGATCTGGGCGCGGCGCTGAAGAATCCCAAGGTGCTGATTCCCATGTTCGTTGTCCTGTTCATTCCCGTACTCTACAGCGGTTTGTTCCTCAAGGCCTTCTGGGACCCGTACGGTAAAATGAACGAGCTGCCTGTTGCCGTTGTTAATGAGGATAATGGAGCAGAATACGAGGGCTCCCGGCTTACCGCCGGCAGTGATCTGGTAGAGGAGCTCAAAAAAACCGACGGGTTCAAGTGGGATTTTGTAACCCGTGCCGAGGCTGAGGCCGGGCTGGACGATGATACGTATTACATGGCGATTATTGTTCCTGAGGATTTCTCCGCCAGCGCGACGACGCTGCTGGAGGCAGACCCGCAGCCGGCCAAAATCATTTACGAGCCGAATGAAGGCTATAACTTCCTGGCCGGCCAGATCGGCGGAACCGCTGTTAAGGATATCAAGACCAAGGTATCTGCCAAAATTACAGAAGCGTACACGACTTCTGTGTTCGACAAGATTACAGAAATTGCTGACGGCCTCGGGGATGCCGGAGACGGGGCGACCCAAATCGCCGACGGTGCAGCCAAGCTGGATGACGGTGCGCTCAAGCTCAAGGATAATCTGCTTGTACTGACTGAGGGTACCGGCAAGCTGGTAGAGGGAGTAGCACCGCTGACTGAAGGCGTAACAGCCCTTAATAACGGAGCAGCGGCGCTGGAGAGCGGCAGCAGCACCCTGGCAGGCGGACTTGAGCAATTGTCCGCCGCACATAAAAAGCTGCAGGCCGGCGTATCGCAGACAGCGGACGGCAGCAAGCAGCTCAGCGCAGGCCTGAAGCAGTCCGAGGCCGGAGCCAAGGCTCTTCAGACCGGCACGCAGTCGGCAGTCGACGGAACAGCGAAGCTGCAGGCCGGCACGCAGTCCGTAGTGGACGGCAGCGCCAAGCTGGCAGCCGGACTGACGGACGCAAGTGAAGGCAGTGCGAAGCTGGAAGCCGGTCTTCAGGCTTCCAAGGAAGGCAGCGCTAAGGTAAGCGCCGCTGCCAAGGCGGTGTCCGACGGCCTGCAGCAGCTGGCCAAGTCGAACCCGCAGCTTGCTGCAAGCGCAGATGTGCAGAAGCTGCTGGCCGCAAGCGCCGCTGTAGCCGAAGGCACAGCGCAGCTCGATCAGAGCCAGCAGCAGCTGCTGGCTGGCGCAACGTCGCTGCACAGCGGCCACGGGCAGCTGGTGCAGGGCGCGAACCAGCTGCAGGCGGGAACGCAGCAGCTGGACGCGGGGGTTACGCAGCTGCATGAAGGTGCGCAGCAGCTGAATGCAGGCAGCACGCAGCTGCTGGCCGGGCAGCAGCAGCTCCTGGCCGGCGCAGCGAAGCTGGAGACCGGCGGCGGCACGCTGTCCGCCGGGATGCAGCAGTTCGGCGCGAAGCTGGACGAAGCGGCCGCAGGCGGTGCGAAGCTGGCTGACGGCGGCAAGGCGCTGGAGGCGGGCACCTCTAAGCTGCTGGCAGGCGCAGGCCAGCTCAGCAGCGGGCTTAGCTCAGTGGCCGACGGCTCGAAGCAGCTTAGCGATGGTGCGGGCCAGCTGAAGGACGGCCTCGATGAGCTGAAGACCGGCTCCGGCGAGCTGGCCTCCAAGCTTGGGGATGCCGCTACGCAGACCAGCACCGTGAACAAGAGCGATGCGCTGGTAGCCATGTTCGCACAGCCGGTGCAGATTGAAGAAGTAAAGGTCAGCGCAGTGCCGAACTACGGCACAGGATTCGCCCCTTACTTCCTGTCACTCGGACTATTCGTAGGCGCGCTGATCTGTACGCTGGTCATTCCGATGAGCAGCTCCGAGGTTCCCGGCGCAAGCCGGTTCAACCGGTTCATCAGCCGCACGCTGACCTTCTCGATGATGAGTGTGCTCCAGTCGCTGATGGCGGCGATGATAGTACTCTACGGGCTGGGCCTTGAAGTGCAGAATGTAGCCTTGTTCTATGCATTTACCTTTATTACGAGCATCTCGTTTATGTGGATGATTCAGGCGATTGTAACCTGGCTGGATCAGCCTGGGCGGTTTGTAGTCATTGTGATCCTGATCTTCCAGCTGACTACAAGTGCAGGAACCTTCCCGCTGGAGCTGATTCCGGGCTGGATGAAGTTCTTCAATCCGCTGCTTCCGATGACCTACAGCGTCCGCGGATTTAAGGCAGCCATCTCCACAGGCAATTACGGTATGATGTGGAGTGATGCGGGAGTCCTGGCCATTTATGGAATTGTATTCCTGGCACTTACCTTTACCTACTTCATGACCCGTGAACAGGAGAATGAAATTACTGTAAAAGGTGAACAAGTGTTGACTGTATAACGAATTTGCCGCAAATTGGCCAAACTTAGCAAAGGACGCCCTGATGAGGGCGTCCTTTGTATTTTCATATGCGGAAAAGTCCATAAAAAAAGATATATAGTGAAAATAAAACCCTGTTGAAGCGTTTCCAATGTATAAGTGCTTATTCATGATTAATGCATAAATATTCACTATAAGGTTTTTTTACACTTTCACTCAGTAAAGCTGTACCGTAAAAACAAATGTTAATCAAACTCATAAAAAACTTTAAATTGCACTCATGTAAGGTCGATGATAAACTTATATAACCAATCTGGCTTGAATAAATATTAAGAATTTCTATGTAACATTTTCCTGAGAAATAAGGTCTACTTTAGAATAGAAAGGTTGCGTATGATGAGACACACTGAACTGCCCAACAAACAAGGTCTTTATGATCCCCAGTTCGAAAAAGATGCATGCGGCATGGGCTTTGTCGCCCATATTAAAGGTAAGCCTTCCCATGATATCGTAAGCAACGCTTTGACCATGCTCTTTAATATGGAGCATCGCGGCGGACAGGGAAGCGAGCCGAACTCCGGTGACGGAGCAGGCATTATGCTGCAAATTCCGCACCGTTTCTTTGCCGGTGAAGCCAGCAAGCTTGGCTTTGAGCTGCCGGAACAGGGCCAATATGGCGTGGGTATGATCTTTTTGTCTCATAATGAGGAGATCCGCGCCCGCCATGAAGCTCTGTTAAGCGAGATTATTGCTGAAGAAGGCCAGGTAGTGCTGGGATACCGCGATGTTCCCACCTATGATGAAATGCTGGGCAAAACCGCTAAGGCTGCCAAGCCATATGTACGCCAGGTATTTATCGGCCGTTCGGAAGGCCTTGCTGATGAGCTTGCCTTTGAACGCAAGCTGTTTGTAATCCGCAAGCGTGCAGAGCTCGCAATCCGCTATGGCGGCGTTGAAGAGGCTGAATCCTTTTATATGCCAAGCATGTCCTGCCGTAAGATCGTATACAAAGGCATGCTGACAACCGAGCAGGTAGGCCAGTTCTACCTGGATCTGCAGAATGAAGAGCTGGAGTCGGCAATCGCCCTGGTTCACTCCCGTTTCAGCACCAATACGTTCCCGAGCTGGGAACGTGCCCACCCGTACCGCTTCATGATCCATAACGGTGAGATTAATACGCTGCGCGGTAACGTGAACTGGATGCATGCCCGCCAGTCCCTGTTCAAGAGCGAAGTATTCGGGGAATCGCTGGGTAAGATCAAGCCGATCGTGAACCCTGACGGTTCGGATACCGCGATGTTCGATAATACCTTTGAGTTCCTGTACCTCAGCGGACGCTCCCTGCCGCATGTGGCCATGATGATGGTTCCTGAGCCTTGGAGCAATCATGAGACCATGAGCGACGAGAAGAAGGCCTTCTATGAATACCACAGCACACTGATGGAGCCGTGGGACGGGCCGGCGGCGATGGGCTTTACTGACGGTGTGCAAATCGGCGCAATGCTTGACCGCAACGGTCTGCGTCCTGCGCGTTATTATGTAACCAAAGACGATATGATTATTTTGTCCTCTGAGGCGGGAGTGCTCGATATTCCGGCAGAGGATGTATTATACAAGGACCGGCTGAGACCAGGCCGTATGCTGCTGGTTGACACGAAGCAGGGACGGATTATCTCCGACGAGGAAGTCAAGGCTTCCATCGCTTCCGAGCAGCCTTACCGCCAGTGGCTCGAAGAGCATCTGATCGGCCTTGATCAGCTTCCGGAAGCGCCTGAGCTGCCGAATCCGAAGCATGACAATGTGCAGCAGCTGCAGCAGTCGTTCGGCTATACCTTCGAGGATCTGCGCAAGGTGCTGGAGCCAATGGCCTCCACTGGTGCCGAAGCTGTCGGCTCTATGGGCTATGATGCGCCGCTGGCCGTGCTCTCGGACCGTCCGCAGCGTCTCTACAACTACTTTAAACAAATGTTCGCGCAGGTAACCAACCCGCCGATCGATGCGATCCGTGAAGAGCTGGTTACTTCCACAGCGACTACAATCGGTCCTGAGCGCAACCTCTTGAAGCCTGAGCCTGAGAGCTGCCGCCAGATTTCCCTGGACTCGCCGATCCTCTCCAATGAGGATTTCGCGAAGATCCGCCACGTCCGCCGTGCAGGCTTCAAGTCGATGTCCATCCCGATCCTGTTCCCGGCTGAGCTTGGAGCGGAGGGCATGCGCATCGCGCTTGACCGCATGAACGAGGCGGCTGACCGCGTAATGGCCAAGGGGCATAATATTCTTATTCTGTCTGACCGCGGTGTAGACCGTGAGAATGCAGCCATTCCGGCGCTGCTGGCTGTATCCAGCCTGCATCACCACCTGATCCGCTCCGGATCACGGACCAAGGTCAGCATCCTGCTGGAATCCGGCGAACCGCGTGAGGTACACCATTACGCGCTGCTGCTCGGCTACGGCGTAAGTGCAGTCAATCCGTATCTGGCGTTTGAAAGCCTGGACGACATGATCGGCCAGGGTCTGCTGCGCGGCATCTCGCATGAGAAGGCTGTGAAGAATTACATTAAGGCTGCGACGAAGAGCGTAGTTAAAATATTGTCCAAGATGGGTATCTCCACAATCCAATCGTACCGCGGAGCACAGATCTTTGAAGCGGTCGGCCTGAGCACAGAGTTTGTGGACCGTTACTTCACCTGGACACCTTCCCGCATCGGCGGTATCGGCCTGGAAGAAGTGGCGGCTGAAGCACTGTCTCACCACAACCGTGCCTTCACCGAGAAGGACGGCAACGACAAGGTGCTGGATTCCGGCGGCGACTATCAATGGCGCAGTGACGGGGAGGACCACCTGTTCAACCCGCAGACGATCCACATGCTGCAGCATTCCGTACGCAGCGGTGACTACGCACTGTACAAGAAATATGCGGCACTTGTTCAGGGTGAGACCAAGAAGCATCAGACCATCCGCTCCATGCTGGAATTCAAATCCGTGAACCAGCCGGTTCCATTGGATGAAGTGGAGCCGGCGGAATCAATTATGAAACGCTTTAAGACCGGAGCCATGTCGTTCGGCTCCATCAGTAAGGAAGCCCATGAGACACTGGCTATTGCAATGAACCGTATCGGCGGCAAGAGCAACACCGGTGAGGGCGGGGAAGATCCGGCCCGCTTCATTCCTGACGCTAACGGCGATTCCCGCCGCAGTGCGATCAAGCAGGTGGCATCGGGACGCTTCGGGGTAACCTCGAATTATCTGGTGAACGCCGATGAGATCCAGATTAAGATGGCACAGGGAGCAAAGCCGGGTGAAGGCGGACAGCTTCCGGGCCGTAAGGTGTATCCTTGGGTAGCGGAAGTACGCGGCTCCACAGCAGGTGTAGGTCTGATCTCACCGCCGCCGCATCATGATATCTATTCCATCGAGGATCTGGCAGAGCTGATCTATGATTTGAAGAACGCTAATCCGCGGGCCAGCATCAACGTGAAGCTGGTGTCCGAGGTTGGTGTCGGAACGATTGCCGCAGGCGTAGCCAAAGGCCGTGCCGATATTATCCTGATCAGCGGTTATGACGGCGGTACCGGGGCTTCCCCGATGAACTCCATCCGCCATGCCGGTCTGCCGTGGGAGCTCGGGCTTGCCGAGACGCACCAGACGCTTATGCTGAACAATCTGCGTGACCGTGTTGTACTGGAAACAGACGGTAAGATGCTCAGCGGACGCGACCTTGCGGTAGCGGTGCTGCTGGGAGCGGAGGAATATGGATTCGCGACCGCGCCGCTCGTAGCGGTCGGCTGTATCATGATGCGCGTCTGCCAGATGGATACCTGTCCGGTCGGCGTTGCCACCCAGAACCCGGATCTGCGCAAGAACTTTACCGGTGATCCGCAGCATGTCGTTAACTTTATGACCTTCGTAGCACAGGATCTGCGCGAAATTATGGCAGAGCTTGGCTTCCGCACCATCGAAGAGATGGTCGGACGTACGGATTGCCTGGATGCGGTTCATGCTTCTGACCATTGGAAGAAGAAAGGCGTTGACCTGAGCAGCCTGCTGCACACTCCGGAGCTTCCGGAGGGAAGCACACGCTTCCGCAGCAAGTTCCAGAATCATGGCCTGGAAGAAACGATTGACGTATCGAAGCTGCTCGATCTGGCTGCTCCGGCGCTGGAATCCGGCCAGGCGGTAGAGGT
Proteins encoded:
- a CDS encoding TetR/AcrR family transcriptional regulator: MAVVDRRQLVLQAATKCFSLFGYKATTMDQVAKIANVGKGTIYTFFTNKEQLFDEILRDVITEMKHIAEREIRRDKPFFDNLHRVLDALLEFRSEHELFIKLSQESRDFGTPQAGDGLDKLENVVLEYLEREVEQAVEQGEIKPCDPKIVSIVMFRLYIVLTAELNKVHVPLSKEQIKDYFHLFLTDGLAQ
- the gltB gene encoding glutamate synthase large subunit — translated: MRHTELPNKQGLYDPQFEKDACGMGFVAHIKGKPSHDIVSNALTMLFNMEHRGGQGSEPNSGDGAGIMLQIPHRFFAGEASKLGFELPEQGQYGVGMIFLSHNEEIRARHEALLSEIIAEEGQVVLGYRDVPTYDEMLGKTAKAAKPYVRQVFIGRSEGLADELAFERKLFVIRKRAELAIRYGGVEEAESFYMPSMSCRKIVYKGMLTTEQVGQFYLDLQNEELESAIALVHSRFSTNTFPSWERAHPYRFMIHNGEINTLRGNVNWMHARQSLFKSEVFGESLGKIKPIVNPDGSDTAMFDNTFEFLYLSGRSLPHVAMMMVPEPWSNHETMSDEKKAFYEYHSTLMEPWDGPAAMGFTDGVQIGAMLDRNGLRPARYYVTKDDMIILSSEAGVLDIPAEDVLYKDRLRPGRMLLVDTKQGRIISDEEVKASIASEQPYRQWLEEHLIGLDQLPEAPELPNPKHDNVQQLQQSFGYTFEDLRKVLEPMASTGAEAVGSMGYDAPLAVLSDRPQRLYNYFKQMFAQVTNPPIDAIREELVTSTATTIGPERNLLKPEPESCRQISLDSPILSNEDFAKIRHVRRAGFKSMSIPILFPAELGAEGMRIALDRMNEAADRVMAKGHNILILSDRGVDRENAAIPALLAVSSLHHHLIRSGSRTKVSILLESGEPREVHHYALLLGYGVSAVNPYLAFESLDDMIGQGLLRGISHEKAVKNYIKAATKSVVKILSKMGISTIQSYRGAQIFEAVGLSTEFVDRYFTWTPSRIGGIGLEEVAAEALSHHNRAFTEKDGNDKVLDSGGDYQWRSDGEDHLFNPQTIHMLQHSVRSGDYALYKKYAALVQGETKKHQTIRSMLEFKSVNQPVPLDEVEPAESIMKRFKTGAMSFGSISKEAHETLAIAMNRIGGKSNTGEGGEDPARFIPDANGDSRRSAIKQVASGRFGVTSNYLVNADEIQIKMAQGAKPGEGGQLPGRKVYPWVAEVRGSTAGVGLISPPPHHDIYSIEDLAELIYDLKNANPRASINVKLVSEVGVGTIAAGVAKGRADIILISGYDGGTGASPMNSIRHAGLPWELGLAETHQTLMLNNLRDRVVLETDGKMLSGRDLAVAVLLGAEEYGFATAPLVAVGCIMMRVCQMDTCPVGVATQNPDLRKNFTGDPQHVVNFMTFVAQDLREIMAELGFRTIEEMVGRTDCLDAVHASDHWKKKGVDLSSLLHTPELPEGSTRFRSKFQNHGLEETIDVSKLLDLAAPALESGQAVEVSLPITNVNRAVGTILGSELTRKYGAAGLPDDTIRLNFTGSAGQSLGAFVPKGITITVEGDSNDYVGKGLSGGKLIIKPSPKATFAAEDNIIIGNTALYGATGGEAYINGIAGERFAVRNSGANVVVEGVGDHGCEYMTGGRVAVLGATGRNFAAGMSGGIAYVYDPENSFIKRCNLEMVLLERVEEADEAAELHKLISRHAELTGSAAADRILGSWEASLPKFVRVIPKDYKRMLEQIRKVEQTGLTGEAALMAAFEANMRELARVGG
- a CDS encoding YhgE/Pip domain-containing protein yields the protein MKSLSVFFKDLGAALKNPKVLIPMFVVLFIPVLYSGLFLKAFWDPYGKMNELPVAVVNEDNGAEYEGSRLTAGSDLVEELKKTDGFKWDFVTRAEAEAGLDDDTYYMAIIVPEDFSASATTLLEADPQPAKIIYEPNEGYNFLAGQIGGTAVKDIKTKVSAKITEAYTTSVFDKITEIADGLGDAGDGATQIADGAAKLDDGALKLKDNLLVLTEGTGKLVEGVAPLTEGVTALNNGAAALESGSSTLAGGLEQLSAAHKKLQAGVSQTADGSKQLSAGLKQSEAGAKALQTGTQSAVDGTAKLQAGTQSVVDGSAKLAAGLTDASEGSAKLEAGLQASKEGSAKVSAAAKAVSDGLQQLAKSNPQLAASADVQKLLAASAAVAEGTAQLDQSQQQLLAGATSLHSGHGQLVQGANQLQAGTQQLDAGVTQLHEGAQQLNAGSTQLLAGQQQLLAGAAKLETGGGTLSAGMQQFGAKLDEAAAGGAKLADGGKALEAGTSKLLAGAGQLSSGLSSVADGSKQLSDGAGQLKDGLDELKTGSGELASKLGDAATQTSTVNKSDALVAMFAQPVQIEEVKVSAVPNYGTGFAPYFLSLGLFVGALICTLVIPMSSSEVPGASRFNRFISRTLTFSMMSVLQSLMAAMIVLYGLGLEVQNVALFYAFTFITSISFMWMIQAIVTWLDQPGRFVVIVILIFQLTTSAGTFPLELIPGWMKFFNPLLPMTYSVRGFKAAISTGNYGMMWSDAGVLAIYGIVFLALTFTYFMTREQENEITVKGEQVLTV
- a CDS encoding UDP-N-acetylglucosamine--LPS N-acetylglucosamine transferase, translating into MRKKRVLLFSEGFGTGHTGAAYALAEGIRLLSPDVQCRVIELGKFLNPTVAPWILSAYRKTVSSQPKLVGMMYKTQYHKSLSRLTRAALHRVFYTRAKKVIEQLKPDLIICSHPIPAAVIARLKQQGLDVPLYTLITDYDAHASWVNPETDRYLVSTSRVKSVLTGRGVSPELVTVTGIPVHPKFWERSNKTLLRKELGLADIPTVLIMGGGWGLMFGQDVMDSLTARMDQIQLIFCMGSNDKLVARMRSTPLLNHPNVKILGYSNEINKLMDVSDLLITKPGGMTCTEGQAKGIPMLFYSAIPGQEEKNCQYFVELGLAEELNSRVVDKWFSMLLREYKGIEEQRRRRLAQERQQTHNCASAVLQLLGKTADVTAELRSTRAQARTEEAVYVTP